From Periophthalmus magnuspinnatus isolate fPerMag1 chromosome 6, fPerMag1.2.pri, whole genome shotgun sequence:
CACTGTTGTGCTCCATACTTACAGTGTAATGTGCAACtgggtctaaaaaaaaaacctctagaTATTCTGACATGTTAAGAAAACTCATGGAAAAGgcatttttactgcaaaaatacaaaactgaagaacactgtataaatgtatttattaaatgtatttatgggACAACGACGACagactgactcaatatctcacttgttgtctagaactgaaatggggaaaaaagcttttggttattttgcttcccaaaaatagaATCCATTTGAagaacatgtaaaactggacagattggtgccactaatgcgctttaaaggtcctgtattacacaagaTTGACTCTTGtacctttaagccatgttctaatgctgttacctcctcaaaaacatacctggagttgtgttttgtttgtttctttttacctttggttcaatagagattggcaaatccagggcttaaattatccaaatgattccagtgaaggtgtatggagtttaaaaaaacagtggagcacttcctgtattaccacatgacatcacaagagtgttttctgtacgagagaagaactcggcctaaatttgcaggatttgtgtgttaaacatgcatgaattttACTTTTCTGAATATCTTTATAAGGATGTTGAGCTATATCTataagtataaaacacatagactggtatacacccatggaccactatggaacctacctggactattgagggattacacagatataaggccacaaaGTATTACCGTTTAATGTGGacaatcacagtatattgtctaaaaaaagagtgtttttattatcatcatggaatcggaatcagtatcgcgtattgagtcattttagtattgtgacatcaCTAGtattaaccatagactgtatgtataaatggacatagctaacctgctagctgccacatttcaaacaggaagtgatcagggGCACATTTCGGGTTTCATTGACTCTGGCAACAATTCACTTtgtatgtaaaaactgtgtcccctctcactgtaactgctgctgtcagactcgccattttggtcttaaaatgtttgtattaaccctctctacatgatcctgggttttttatttcaccattgtgtctgtaaatcaagatatgaacattagaagatataacagacaaattaggtgccttctttccagaggtcgctcctgctaatgttagcaacaggtttgattgacaaagtTGTtcagcgcctgctccctgctagaCCAGTGGTGCAGCTGgatggggcgttaccttcaacagcctcactccagattggctctttggctgctatttagaattccaaatatggaactgggctccaaattagcccctataactgctagcctcgatgaacttcatttggagccgaatgctgtgggtgacgtcacactcacttggcccacttttttatacagtttatgatatCAACATAAACAGAGAAATTTTTTGCAGGTTCTGTTTATAAATGTTGTATTTCCTATTGTCTGGGATAATGGGAACAAGATAACGGGAAAAGGATGGGATTATAGTGACTATAGTGACAGCTTTAACCTTGTCTATACGCCTGCCTCACACACAGAGCTATACATTTCACATGGTGGACACCAGATCTGGCCTTACCTCAGACAACTTTCTGTTCTCTCCATTGTTTTGTGTAGGTGAGGTCAGGCTGTAGTAACCACACAAATGACCATACAAAAGTGGAGTCTTTCCTGTGGTTGGGTCAGGCGTGGCCAGGGTCACACATTCCCTCCTCTGTTTACATCAGAGGGTTCATATCAGTCCAGgtctcagccaatcacatctTACGAAAACCTACAGCTAATTACTGacagaaggaaaaaaacaaccagGTCCAATGCAAACATGACTATAAAGGGTCTGTATTACCTTAttcctctattttctgatctgtgttctaatattgtttcctcatcacaaaaagagctggagttgggttttgtttcattcacaaaccccgcatatttaggttgagttcttctctcgaaaagaaaacactctgttccatcttgtgatgtcatgtggtaatacaggaagcgctccactgttttttaaaattcaatacaccttcactagaatcatctggatgattgCAGCCCTCGacctctactgagctaaaggcaaaatgacatcacaaagtggaacagagtgttttcagtttgagagaataataataataattaaaactgcaagcagtgataaaggccctcgccaccccttgcgaccgcagGGTACAcaccaccgcggagatcctgcctttcgttcccacTTACAtcacccctccccccaaaatcagcgtcttagtaatactactccattcattccaatgagaccatttatcacattgtcatgcccgcacggttggaaatagaggtatgtcttcattggcttttttgttcagtatgatgatgaggaatatgtgtaccaaatttcaatggtctatgacacagtaattatttttcatccctgttaaacaaaacccatgtatttcaatgggaaatgtcagacattggccatggcaacacctttgaaaatagaggtatgttctcattggcttttttttcaGTATGGCAAGAGGGATGTcaatgccaaatttcaaatgtttgtgagaaATTAATTTGTTTGTGTACCATAAataagttcaagggggcgctgtggagtaatgtaaagtttgacatatgtaaattgcatatctatgcactcagatccaGATTTACGTATAAACAAACGTATATTAAttccgggaaataggacactgcatgtttgagttacgggtcatttaaaacttcaaaaaacgtcttttttctttgcaggctggccacacccacattttatgacttaaaaacattcaggagagttgcttataatcccacatgggtttagttcattttgaccaatttgcaagtttcttgaatgaaaatccgaggcgcaaaaaattcaaatgtgagaggtaaaattttgaaaaaatggggttccacccacaatggccgacttcctgtagggtttagggtggggtcataatataattttttacttgtcttgttGTGTTCTatttttgtaccaaatttctattgagtcattttgaaacataattttttttgcacatgaaatacaacattttttgccagtcttgaattttaggccatagtttgatgagtgtagagcatctatttattctacaacaaagtccagtactctgaaccccattcatttcaatgacacatttattatgttaccacggtaacatggttgcaaatagaggtatgttctcattggcttttttgatcagtatgtcAACGGGGATGTATGTGCCAATTTTCAAATGTCTATGTCaaactttgtttttaaaaaatgcattggggttgtagggggcgctaccgagtcatttgtcaatatttttcagtaggAATATCAAAAACCTAAATTTTTCGCCAGTCTTGAATTTTagatccaataaaattgacttttcgttaatgttcagggggtcaaaagtggcttcaaagtggcatgtataataataataatggaaaaaaaaattccacccattatttttttcCTAGACCATAATAGCTACAGTCATGGGACTTTCTcccattgtgccccatcacaaataaggcccctgggaattttttcacaagtccacgacaaatctaTTGTATTCtatgagtttttgaaaatggaaattgaagagggcactagagagccattttttGAGAGAGCACATTGATTTGCACATCATTGTGTTCAggtcacaaatgtgcataaatgctgtattagcttttttcccaacaaaaaatgtctgaaagagaattttttgtgtgaaatattcaaaatattgtgattttgttgaaaattcaccctgaccacacccaaagtcatattcaaaatgtaattgataatcattaatcacacatgagtttagtgggatttggttaaatttgaagtgtttgtgatgaaaactgtgcgaggagatgtcctgaatgtgagggtgtgcacttttgtcattcccggctttgatccaatatggccgacttcctgtacattttagggcggggcaataatatcatttttgtcatgtctcgacatgttctatttttttatatgagtttcggatttttacgttgacttttttctgagtccgtctcccattggccccatgaaaatcaaagtttgaggtggcactaccgagtcgtctttcgttattttgtCTCAGGGTCTTTTGTGAAAATTAGAGcttgtcgagttctaatttttgacaccactcactgccatgtcggggcgtgtttactacttgatttttgccattttccgtgctccggacgcggttttaatgagtccctcactgggacgttgtcccaggctcgggcctaattatgtagcattttgagctttggaaatgtagacagactaataataaagtattccccaaacatgtgtgaatgaaacgaaacacaactccaggtctgtttttgaggaggtaacggcattagaacatgacttacaGCTCACAGCgtgatatagaacctttaacacATGGATGAGGTATGTGTTGCCTTCTACTGGCAAAAATGGGAAGTGCACAGATGTTATGGATTTTCAGCGCTACAATTAGAAACTCGACGCTAACGTGTAGATGAATGACGTCATCAAAAAAATACGGAGGTGACAATGGACCTTTTGAAATAGGGTTACTCAAATCTCAAAAtccaaatttgtattttatgataactaaacaaaaaatgtgactaaagtctagttttgtttttgttttttttgtttgttttctttctccaaTAATGTACAAGacagtattttaatatttaaataaggTTATTTCATTTGCTTTATTAATATTGAAAATTGGTTTAATAtgtaataaacatgaaaaagctgtttacatttgataacattttgaatacttttattaAACTAGTAGAAAATCATCTTCATTAGTCAAAAGCATCTTCATcagtcacacagacactggaaaaAGAACCAACGCtttgtacaaaataataaatagtttcATCCAAACACTAAAACAgcaatatatatttgtaaatgtgtgaatatgtgtgtatgtgtgtgtatatatatgtgtgtatgtgtatacgtgtttatgtgtttatataccataaagagctgacttatctgaactgcAAGAGGTGAGCTGATtcatgctgttaaacaagtccctctcaaataacaaaacagtcacaagctagctagcaattgcattagccaacagtttttcagtgagccactctcacctttttctgtaaaatcaaactcctaaacagaacGATGAACGCTTGGGTTGATCACAGGCACacaatgtgctctttaaatcacttgtatatattttttttagttttcagataatcttaaaacttttttgacagtgtttgctaatgtgtgcattgtgtcaccatggtaactgataaacattctgccatagacattcctgtagaacacccccagcatgacctcacagcaaagtatcaatagttgGAATCACAGTCCATTGCTGTCTTCAGGAGAACAGCAGGACCTTCTGCAGAGTCCTCCGGATGTCCTCCCTGTCTGCGGGTTTACTGTCTGGGATCATACACCCGCTCCTCTCCGCTCTCAGCCTCAGTGCGGGCCGGCTCTGCCTCACTCGTTGCAGTGCACTCTGGGAGATGTTTCTGCAGAAGTCCACCCTGACCTCCTGCAGGCTGGTCCCGTAGGTCAGCAGACCCTCCAGAGCAGCATCTGTAATCCTCACACAATTCTCCAGATGAAGGCAGCGCAGTTTGGGACAGCTCTTGAGCACACACAGGACGTCTTGGTCAGAGATGTGGGCACAGCCCGACAGGCTCAGCTCAAGGAGGTGAGGACACCTGCAGGCGAGAGGGAGAACTGTCAGAGGAATATATGCTCCAGGGTTGTGACAAACACTACAACCACAACCAGAACAGACAGAAGCTGTGAAAGTGTGACAGGTTTGGATGATTGGATGAAGTCTTATTTGAACACTTCAGCTTGATGATGACATTCACAAAATGAGATTCCACAGCTGCATTGTGGGTCAGGAGTAAAATGGATGTTTccttccatccatctattttcttccacttatccgggctgggtcgcgggagcagcagtctaagcagggactcctagacttctctcaccccagacatgtcttCCAGCTCgttcccaaggcgttcccaggccagagacatagtccctccagcgtgtcctgggtcttcgctggggcctcctcccagagagagttgagagtgagagtgagttggaagtttgcccaaccagtccacattgTGCTTTGTGCATCTGGAGAAGACATTTGACTGTGTCCCTAGCGGTGTCCTTCGGGGGGTACACTGTGCAGCAGCGGCTGATGGGTTGTGGGGGCCGACCACACCTACTCCATGTCACAGGGGACTGCTTATTTAGTTAAAACTAGTCGACATTTTCTAAACTTAAGTTAAGTTCATTGTAAAACTGGCCCATATTTGGTgctaatttaaagggcccaaacTACCTTAACACtactctctgatctctgttctaattttgtttcctcatcacaaacagacctggagttgtgtttgtttttttttaaataacttgaaaactaccacttcatgacatcacagggtggaacagagcattttgagctttggacatgtagacagactttTGAGGAGGTAttagcattagaacatggcgtAAAGTTCACCAGAGtccattttttgtaatataggccctttagtCTTCCTGCTTTTGTTTTGCAGGCTGTTGAGTCTGTGTTCCTAAATGTCCTCAAAGTCACACGAGCCAAGGCACAGTCAGTTCCAAAGCTGTGTGTTCCTGTACTTTCCAGCACATAGTGAAGTTGTTTAATATACCTGAGTGAGCCTCTGACCTCAGGATAATCAGCCTCACATTACCTCTTTAATGATGCATACAGAGAGCTCCCCTTACGTTACACTACAGCAGTTGGATCCAGTGTCTGCATTtgtcaggactgaactagaacacAACACCATCTGATcagagtgtataaagaagtggactaagtgagtgtgacatcacccacagcgtttggttccaaatgaagctcatcgagtctAGCAGTTGTAGCGGCCAAttcagtatcatagcaacaaaagagctaATCCGGAGGCTCTTGagggtaacgccccttctcactCACATCATTCGTTTAGTAGGGAGAAGgcattagcaacactgtcaatcaaacctgttgctaaagctagtaggagcgatctcggggaaagaaggctgttcatattttgattcatgAACAAAATAGCACCAGGAGTATGACAgtaggtgtgatgctaactgtagacaatgctctgtctgaagctctgttactggagttagactttaatctaagcTTTGTTGTAACCATAGGCtgcatatgtaaatggacatagctaatctgctagccggcgtgttccaaataggaggtgatcatcagtgcacttccagctccatcgactatggctccaattcactttacattgaaaaactgtcccctctctctgtaacggctgctcagactcgtcattttggtcttaaaatgttcatattaacccactctacgtgatcctgggttttttatctCACTATTATACTTCAATAgctttgctccggattggctctttggctgctataatactcacggtcagaattccagaaATGGAACTTTGCCCCAAattgctataactgctagcctttatgagcttcatttgaccagagccgaatgctgtgggttacgtcacactcagtcaattcacttctttatacagtggttttaacacagtctgaccataaagagctgacttacatcaggtgagctgatttgtgctgttaaacaagtccctcttaaataacattacagtcacaagctagctagcattagccagcagtttttcagtaagtcactttcacctttttgtgtaaaactcctaaacaggaccatgaacgctctgATTGATTGCAGGCTCTtgaaaatgtactgttttttcTTGACTTCTTCCTATtatgacagtgtttgctaatgctaatgtgtgcattgtgtctccatggaagcCTGAGTTCTGAGAGCATAGGTCAGATCCCATGTGGAGCTAACAGAAAGGCCACTGTCCTCTGCAGGGGTCAGTGAGCATCACTGTCGTCTGCAGAGGTCAGCGAGCATCAAACACTCTATAACTGCATTAGTGAGCCGCATTACTCCCCTTAGAACTGACATTGTTACTGTGGTGAAACACTGTTAGCTTCATGAGAGCTAGCGAGTGTAATAGTCTGTGAGTTAAACTGAGGAGATGTTGCCAGTTATCAGGACTTTTTTCAATATTACATCATGATGACTGCTCCTATTGATCCTTTGTAGCTGCTGTCGGCAACATATcctgggagtgtgatgctaactggaggctctACTCTACTGCTGAACATTACGCTATAGACAtacatgtccaaccaggaagtgcaatCGTAAACCTCTCCAATATActcatactttgcagtgacatcacactgggggtgttctacatgtatgcctattgctggaatgttcagcagttactatgttaacacattagcattagcaaacacagacaaaaaagtttaaaaattgtctgaaaactcaagaaaaaatacaaaagtgatttaaagagcacttatccaggagcctgtgatcaatccaagcattcatggtcctgtttaggagcttgatttaacacaaaaaagtgagagtgactacctgaaaaactgttggctaatgctagtgctagctagcttgtgactgtaatgttgtttgagagggacttgtttaacagcacaaatcagctccccTGCTGTAGTTTAgataaatcagctctttctggtcagattgtgttaaattaaaattcagattaagtctaacttgagtcacagagcttcagacagagcagtgcttacagttagcatcacatcccaagggaatgttgatgacatcagctgcaaagtatcaattcaaCAAACTTGTCCTATGAGATAAAAGTGAACTTACATTTGATAGACTCTCTGGAGAAAGTCCCTGACCAGTCCGTCGTGTTGGCTGCACATGTCCTTCTGGAAGGAGCTCTTGAGCCAGTCCTCAATGTTGCAAACCTGCTGGACCCTGATGGAGAACCAGCTGATGGTCAGAAACCTCAGCGACGGGCTTAGGATGAAGTCACCTCTTCTGAGCTGAGTTGGAGAGCTGAACTGGAGCCGAGTCCACAGACACGGCTCTTCAAACACCTTCTTAAGCCTCAGACAGGTTCGGGACAGGCGGCTTCGGCTCTCTTTGTCcagaaaggagaagaggtgCACGAGGCAGTGCTGGTTGAGTTCAGTGAGGAGCATCGTGAGCCATGTGGGAGCTACAATGAGTCAGAGCTGGTGTTGTGTGGCATGGACACATGATTCCTCCTCAGACCTGCTCATATAAGGACACGCTCCAGCACTATTTCAGGAAGACAACTGTTGTCTGTCAGAGCCTCGGCCTCGGCATCTGTCAGacctcagcagcagcaggcagATGTCCTCAGGTGTTGTGCCTGTTATGTGTAAGACTTATCTCTGTGATAACACTTTGTCAAGAATTTCTACCActagactgtatacagaagtTATTACAGTCTAGTGGTAGGaagaacattattatttttgaagaaCATTAAGTAAcccacagattttttttctttttttttttggctctgcAGTTAATCTAATTAACTCaattaattaatgtttttaataattaagATTCAGAAAATTGCAAAATGGTAAAATAGAGGATTATTAAAGTTTAGGTCTGACTTTCTCACTTGTAAAGTAGCTTCTTGTGCAGTTGGGACTGTAGTTAAGCTAGTGATGGGTCCAGCAACACTGACACGCCAGCGCATGTGTCGAACTTTTTTAGCGAAGCCCCGTATCGATGCGGGTATCACTTTAAGAAAAAGTCACgtgatatataaataaataaatatatatatatatatatatatatatatatatatatatatatatatatatatatatatatatatatatatatatatatatatatatatatatatatatatatatatatttatttaattttttttttttttttttaaacacggCAATGTGACTCTCAgtataaattatttatttcattttatgcaGGTTAAATGCCGCATCTGTTCGACAGAGCTATCATATATCAATAAAAGCACCTCCTCAATGCTTAGGCATTACAGAGCAAAGCAAGAAAATTAGGAGGTGCCAAATACACCGAGAATGAACACAGGTATACAGACATTGAACAGCTTCTTCATGGTTGCTGAATTTTATTATAAAGGACTGCCAAACCCCTCAGCATTGTGGAGAGTGAGGGGTTCAGGGAGCTGATTCACCTCCTTGACCCATCCATTTTGCCAACCAGAAAGGTTTGTCTAGAAAATGTAGCTGATGTTACTCATCATGTAATATTTAactgaagtacagtacttaacAAATTTATTAGACCTGATTCAAGGTTTATGCCACAGCAACCATAGGTAAACAGCACTTGTGATCAccgaaatatttttttttgtttctgaaaaAGTTGATCCATTAGTATGTGCCTATCACTAAACTGACATGACATTTTTAATGCTAAAATATAACTAGTGTTctagtgtttttatatatatatatatatatatatatatatatatatatatatatatatatatatatatatatatatatatatatatatatatatatatatatataattctgaATAGAGAGAGAACTTCATAATGCTGGATGTCTGTCAATGACAGGTGGTCTAATAACGTTGTTAAGCACTGtatattgatttgattttgtttcattttcagactGTCAAAGAAATggtgcacaaaaaacatgcagaggaacTTGAACGAGTGAATATggaagtacagtacagtacaagcTGTGGCAGTGAGTATACCAGCTGACATGTGGACCTCTTTGAACATGGAAGCTTACTTGGCTTTTACCTGTCACTACATTAATGATAATATGAAGTTGTGTACATCTGTGTTGGGGGTGAAACACTTTCCACAAAGTCACACTGCAGACAATTTGGCCCAATTTTAAAGGGGCGTAATGGATGACTGGGCCATAACAAATAAGGTAAGGTGTCTTGTGACCGATGTAGCACCAAATATGATTGCAGCAACAAGAACTCTCCAAATTCGGCATTCAATTTGCATTGCACACAAACTAAATTCAATATCCCTAAGTAATCCCTGAACTTTCATCCATCAGACACAAATCTTGACAAATCGTATAATTTTTCAGATCCAGCaccacagccaaagaaaagcTTGCTCAAGTGCAGCAACAGATGGGACGGCCTGCCGTGAAACTTATCCGTGAGGTACCAACATGTTGGAACAGCACATATCAGATGCTGTCACGGCTACATGATGAGAAAGAACCAGCGTGGGTTCTTGCTTCTCTTCAAACACACTTAACTCCACTTATGGCTGAtgagtataataataataataataatacattttatttatagggcgcctttctgggcactcaaggtcaccttaaaatacaatataatatacaatttacagacagttaaaatcaacatttatgaacatacagttaaaagcattcagataaaaacaaacattgaaaaggacagggcagttgtggattataaagaatatgaaGAATATGCCAGTCTGTGGGTTTTAAGTTTGGATTTGAATCTTAAGGGAAGCACTTCTTGTGCTGGCCCCTTTCCATCAGGCTACAGTGGAGTAGTCTGAGGAGAGAAGAGTTTCAGGAACAAAGGTCATCCCTATgatgaaaatgctatattgtgcACTTGAGTGCAACTctttacatttatacacacaagcAGCCACACATCTCCATGACCAACTTAGGCGTCGTGTCACAGACAATGCTTCTAATCTGGAGACATTAAGATTTAAAACACCCGGATTTCATAGTTCCTCTAAG
This genomic window contains:
- the fbxl22 gene encoding F-box and leucine-rich protein 22; this translates as MLLTELNQHCLVHLFSFLDKESRSRLSRTCLRLKKVFEEPCLWTRLQFSSPTQLRRGDFILSPSLRFLTISWFSIRVQQVCNIEDWLKSSFQKDMCSQHDGLVRDFLQRVYQMCPHLLELSLSGCAHISDQDVLCVLKSCPKLRCLHLENCVRITDAALEGLLTYGTSLQEVRVDFCRNISQSALQRVRQSRPALRLRAERSGCMIPDSKPADREDIRRTLQKVLLFS